CTTTGGGGTTGGCCGGGTCGATGTCGTCGGGGTCGACTTCGACTTCCCACGGCCACCGGGTGAGGGGGAGAACGCGCTCCTGTTCGAGGGCGGCCAGGTAGGCGTCGCGGCGCATGGCCTGGGCGTTCCGGCGGCCGGCCCGGACGGCCTCGTCCCAGCGGTACGAGTAGGTGCGGGAGAACAGGTTGTAGAGGGCGGAGAACGAGCGGACGGGCGGGATGAGGAAGCCGCGGGGGTCGGTCGCCTGGGCGTCGATGGGGTACGGTCGGCGGGCATGCGGGGGCCTCGGGTCGGGCCGCCCCCGTGTGCGCGGGAGTGATGGGGCGTGAGGGCCCGGGCGCCGGGGGTGCCGGGGCGGGTGCGGGGGTGCGGCTGACCGCAGGCTAACCGCGGGCAGGACGTGAGCGTGGTGGGGAGATGGACGGGAGGAGCGTACGCTGGGCATGTGGCCGTACGCGCGAGCCCGGCCGGAGCGTCAGGCCGGCCCGTGACGGGGCGGCCGCCCGCCTATCAGTCGGTCGCGGGGGTGAACGTCCCGATCGGGCTACCGAAGGCACACAAGGTGAAACCGTCGAAGCGGGTGTGTTCCTCCGGGAAAACGATCAACTCGAGCCGCCCGGCCCACCGCCCGTCGCGGCGGCGCTTGAAGAGTTCGATCCCCCCGAAGGCGCGCGTATTGTCGGGCGCGAGTACGACCTCGACCGGGAGCCATTGATTCAGCGGGATCGGGCGCGACGACGCGATCTCGTACATATACTTGTAGTGGAGCAGGTGTCGTTGATTCTGCTCTTCGACTGACAGGTAAAACGGTAACTGTGTATCGTCGCATAATGCAATCGTCCCGTCCCAGCGGGCGAGTCCCGGCGTGTCGTCCGCCTCGACGATATACCCGCCGACCAGATCCACACCAACGAGACGCCGGTCGGTGCGCGCGCGATCGAGCTGGTGAAACTCGGGCGTACTGAGCGCGTTCGTTTTCAACCACTTGAAGAATTGTCGCGTGTTGGGCTTGAAGGCGATTCGTCCTTCCAGGCCGTCCGACCGGATGTAATATTACCTCGGCATGAAATATTCTCACACATTGATGGCGGATGCATATTGCGCACATGGATGCTGGAAATAGCTCATGACATGCTCGGGGAGGTGGAGCAACTTCCGCATAAACGTCTGAATCCGGGACCGCACCTCGGACGTCGTGTGCGGCAACCCGGACGCGTTGACCTGCCCTTTCAGGTCGTGGTTTAGGTACTCGACCGGGTTCCGCTCGGGGGCGTACCGGGGCAACAGGAAGACCTCGATCCGGTCCTGGTGGGCTTCCACCCAGGTGAGAACGGCGGGTGTCTGGTGGGCCGACAACCGGTCGACGATGAGGAACAGTTTCCCCGTCGTACTTCGCAGGAGTCGGTCCAAGAAGACCAGGAACAGGGCGGCCGTCATGGTTTGGGTGTACGTCATGAACCGGATGGTCCCGTCGTTCGTGATGGTCGAGATCTGGTTCGCCCGGACGTGTGGGCCGGAGACGTCGAGGATGGGCGGTTGGCCTTCCGGAGCATACCCCCGGGCCGGGACCTCGTCGGCCGCCACTCCGACTTCGTCGCACCAGTGGATCTCGGCTCCTTCGTCGGCCGCCCGGGCGGCGATCGCCGGGTAAATTTCGTCTAACCACTCGGCCACCTCGTCCGGGTCTTGGTCCCGGGACCGACGGGCCGGCCGCTTCGGTGCGAATCCCCACCGCTGGAGGTACAGGCCGACCGTCCGGATTGCGAGGTCGACCCCGCACACCTGTTGGATCAGCTCCCGGACCGCCCGGCGGGTCCAGAGCGGGGCCGCAATCCCGTGGTCGTCCGGGACCGTCGTCCGGACGAGTTGTTGGACGACCGCGGCGTGGTCGTCGGACAGGAGGCGGCCGGACCCGAGTGGACGGCCGGGGCGATCCCCGGGGAGGGCGTTCACCCCACCCGCCGCATACGCCGACCACCACCGGCAGACGGTCTCCCGGGAGACGCCCAGGAGGTCGGCCACGTCGGCTTCCGTGAATCCCAACTCGCACCCCCGCAGCGCCCGCAGGCGAAGGGCGTCGAGGACCTCATCCGACAGCTGACGGGCGTCCGGTAATGTGATGGCCATGGGGACGTCTCCCACCGGGCGACCGGATCTAAGAATCCATAAATACGTGAGCAGATTTCATGCCGAGGTAATAGCCGGCCCCCGTATCACACTCGAGGCGGGTCGTCCCGATGCGGTCGTCCGGCCGCTGGTCGGTGACGTATAGCACGGCGAAAAGGGACATCATCTCCTCCATTGCGGTTAACGATTTACCAGTGCGTGCATATTCTGAAGGATTTTCATGTCGGCTTCATACACGTTTAATGGGGTGAAGTCTCTCTGATGCTGTGAAATGCCGGGGTTTTTGGCGTTCGGGCCGGGAAACACGCTGCGAGTCCCTTTTCGCCCTCCATGCCATTCGCCGTTTGTGCTTGAAAAAGTGCGGCGTTCCGACTCTC
The Fimbriiglobus ruber genome window above contains:
- a CDS encoding IS630 family transposase codes for the protein MAITLPDARQLSDEVLDALRLRALRGCELGFTEADVADLLGVSRETVCRWWSAYAAGGVNALPGDRPGRPLGSGRLLSDDHAAVVQQLVRTTVPDDHGIAAPLWTRRAVRELIQQVCGVDLAIRTVGLYLQRWGFAPKRPARRSRDQDPDEVAEWLDEIYPAIAARAADEGAEIHWCDEVGVAADEVPARGYAPEGQPPILDVSGPHVRANQISTITNDGTIRFMTYTQTMTAALFLVFLDRLLRSTTGKLFLIVDRLSAHQTPAVLTWVEAHQDRIEVFLLPRYAPERNPVEYLNHDLKGQVNASGLPHTTSEVRSRIQTFMRKLLHLPEHVMSYFQHPCAQYASAINV